GGATGtcttaatcgggacattttcatggcctaagaactgtacattgtaaattaataaattcccattgaaaaagccaatctatttctggtagattgcattctagcagctttagcaaatggaaaaaggaaaggaaaggcatGGGCTCTGGGAAAGAGACTGGGCCTCAGCCATGCATGGGAGGGGAAAAGGAGAGACAGCatttactttattcattttcGAACTCTGATAATTATCTGCAATTTTTTGAAACATGTGATTACTCACTCCTGATACATACGTAAGGAATTCCTGAACTTCTAAACGGATTTTGTCACCGTGTGAAAGTCAGCACATGTGTCACAGCCCTCAGTGAGGCCCTTCCCAAACCAGGGAGCTTCATTCCAACCTGGGCAGAGAGCAGAGGAGGATGGTGCCCAGTCTCAGACAGACTGGCTGGTCACACAGACACTGCTTTGCTTTGCTCTATTCACCTTGGGTACGTGGCCCTCTCTCCTTTCACCCTGGGTAGTCTAGTCCGTTTTGATTCAACCCTCTTTCTTATTTGCAGTTACAGAGATCTTCCTTCCCCGCTATCTCAATTCTGTCACCCAGTTGGCCCACCCCTCTCCATATTTCGGGTCTCTCTCCTTCCAGCTCACTAAGCACAAGCCCTACAACTGTGAGCACTCAGCTGGAGTTCAGTCCCATTCTTGCCGGGTTTTCCCTAAACCTGGGAGACCCCTAACCCAACTTCTATACCATTTAAGACCCATTGTCACCTATGAGAATCCATTTTCCATTTTACACTGCCCCCCCGCAGCCCCACCCACCTAATTCTGCTCATAGTTCACTCTCTCTTTGACCTCCAGTGTTTTTCAGGAAGTTAgtgacaaagaaccaacaaactgCAGCCAAGAGCCAAGGGAATTCATGTCTGCCTTTTGTACCTTCCATGCTTACAGTGCTAGTTAACTGAAATTTCTATCTTCCACTAGGGGGTACCACCCCATAATTTTTGAAACAGGAAATCTGCTGAATACAGCTCTTAATGAAAAATGAAGCCCAGGcccagtgaattttttttaacttttctgaacACATGCTGTAATTTTATGAAGCAATttaatttgattctttttaaataaaagctgcCCCACGGGCAGAGTAATAGGCACAAATCTTGAGCAGTATAAACTTATATAACGGAACACCAATTAAAAATCCAGGCTCTATTACAGTAAGATAAACAGTcatgaattaaatgaaataaatgcaaaaactcAGTACAGCCAGGCAAGTGAAGTTATTTTTGCTTTAGCAAGAGAAATAATCATACTAAACAAAAGTTGGCTTCAAAACAAAAGCTtttataaaacacaaataaaGGCAGTCAGATGTTCTAGGGCCCTGTATTTAAATAGGACAGAATTCTCTTAACCTTGGAGTATAACCGAAGACTTGCAACACTAAAAACTGGCTCAAGTTTAAGGTCTTTTAGGTTTTTAAGAGAAAGGTGCCAAGTCATTATAGCATAGTGGCTGAAAATGCACAATGCTGGAATTCTTTAAATGCCACATCTTCCACTTATTAGCTTTGAGAACTTGGACGGCCTCCACTTCCTCCGCCTAAGCCATGGTTTCTGCATCGGTTTTAATGGGCCTGATTGTACCTGAGCTTCTTGTGTGaattagatgagataatgcatataaagtgtTTACAGAGTGACTGGCCACAGCAGgcaataaatgctagctattatTGTTACTGAATGAATTTGTGTAAGAAAGGCCTCCTGAGATGACTAGACATGGAAATTTTTGCATCGAAAGAGACacgaaacattttggacaatgcGCTTACACAGATAAGAAATCATGgaccagagaagttaagcaatttgACCACTGTTATTCCCTGACAAACCTTCGAGTTTAACTTGGGTTTCCTTAATAGCAGGCcagcatttcttttccccattctaTAGTGCCTCCTTCTTCAACCTCGCCTACACTATTATCTTTTTCCCTCAGAATGAACACTTCTCGGCCATCTATAAAGAAGCCTTTCCTTTAGGATACATGCTCTTCTAGGTAATTATTACTTGCTTTTCTCCTATTCTTTCCACATATTTCTGAAAAGAGTTGTCCTCACTTTGGCTGCCTTCACCACCTTTTCCCCTCACTTACTACAATCTGATTCCGCTATCATCCAAATCTCTCTGACTCATGTCAAATCCAAGGGCCCTTGTGGTTTCTAATGTCACTTGaatcctcagctgtgtttaactaTGTTTACCATTCCCTACCTTGAAATACCCTCCTCTTCTGACTTTTGGGACTCTTTGGTGTTAGCTTAACTAGCAGAATGAATAAACTGATGCCTTGAGGTCATCCAGGGAGAAGAAAGGTGAAAGGCTCTGATCTCAACAGAAGGGCACATACTGTTAGGGGGTGGTGAGAACGGCTACTGTGGGACTTGAGAGCCACTAGAATTTTAAAGTCAAATTCCTCATAGGAGACCAGTTTTATGGTCAAGCAGACTGATAATCCACCAACGTAGAGGTAGGTAGAATTCAACCATATGATACAGAGAATCGTTTATTCATTTAGATAGAAATTTGTTGACAATGTTGGACCATCCTCTTTTGGGGTACAAGAAGGATATGAAATTCGAGTTGTTGGAATCTCCCTCAGTATTTTTTGACCGCTAAAGCTTCTGACCTACATTCATTCCACTCAGCAAAATGGATTttccattattaaaatattaatgactcTTTTTAGTTTTCGTATCACTCTTGTGAAGCAatacttcttcttcttcttttttttttttttatgcatacgaataacctccaggataacctctcgactctggaatctctcagcgattgacactttgtctcatttccctctttccccttttggtcgagaaggttttctcaatcccttgatgctaagtctcagctcattctagggtttttctcaatcccttgatgctgagtctcagctcattccaagatctctgtcccacgttgccaggaaggtccacactcctgggagtcatgtcccatgtagagatgggtagagtggtgagactgctcgttgtgttggctggagagagaggccacatctgagcaacaaaagaggctctcttgggggtgactcttaggcctaaattttaagtggacttgacctatcctttgtgaggttaagtttcatatgaacaaaccccaagtctgggggctcagcctatagctttggttgtccacactgcttgtgagaatatcaagaattcaacttggggaagttgaatttctccccgttctcaccattccccgaaggggggctttgcaaatacttttccactcactgatcaaatcactctgggattcatcgggggatcactctggacaaaccagcaaaatctcatgtcctacctgagattccaagaacTTACGGcgttcaaactatctacataagtcatattaggaaatgctctagtcaaaatataaattttgtaacaaataaacattttttgctttagtctcacacataaggtgacattttaacatactaattaccatctattttcagcaccctgtaataatgacattcctttgttcttcctcatgcaaaaacacttttaaaattgtacattgtGAAGCAATACTTGATACTTGGTTATTTGCTGCCTATTGGCAACTCTGACTATTTCTTACTCCTGAGTAATGTGTCCACTATAAGACTGCCTTGGAGTGGATGATCCTCTTTAGAacagttttttcttctcttctacattGCTTATCATAGGACTAAGCACTTGGAAGATACTGAAAAAAACTCCTGTTTAACTTACAAGCATCTTAACTTTTCAAATCTCTATGGGTTTTGAATGACTTCCGAATGCAATCTATTATTCAaggttcagaaaatattttaatcatttgcaTTCAATGAGATGGAGGAGAGGCAGGAACGCCTCAATACCTAGGGAAGATTCAGCACAAAGCTGAAATGACTTGATAGCCCTTGTGTGTTGTGCCAGCCTAGATCGAAAGGCTGAAATCCCAGGCAATCTTCAGAGCTAATCTGGGTTCTCTTGACCATAAGTGGTATAAATCCTTAAGAGTTCATTTCTTAGACCAAACACTCCAAACAGGTTTGTCTCCTGGGACCTTGGATCAGGCCTTTCTCCACGCGTGTaaacaatctgaaaagaaaaggaaatcacatGTAGTCCTGGGCATTTACCTTCTCGTGTGGCTTCTCCACTAGCTAGAGAGAGAGATACTTGAAGGCTTTGGACCTCTTTCGTCTGACTCTCCTTAtttaaagatcatttttagaGAACGTTCCATCTATTTTAGTTAGCCAAAGGGAGGCATCAGGCCTGACAACAactttcccttaaaaaaaaaaaaaaagctaaaatttgAATACAGACACTGAATTCGAACCAGCATTACCACCATGTAATTCCCTGGGCATTAAAGATTTTGTGGCTGGACACGTCCATACAATGACGAGAGGGTCTCGAGTCACCACGCCCCCTCCCCGACCCCGACACAAGAAAAGAGTTCTAGTGTGAAACCTTCAAGCCTTCGGGACCCCCGGTGTCCCCTTACAGCCACTTTCTGCGGGAGACTGCCGCTCTATGATTTCGGGAAGGACAGGCACAGGCCCTCCAGCCACTTGGAAGGCGAAGGGTAACGGAGCACCTGGGCAAGGTACGGCCCACTCGGGGACAGCCTGGGGCCGCCGTTGAACCTCGGGGAGCAGGAGCCGGCGTCCACTCGGACCAGAAGGGAGAGGCAATACGATCCTGGGCCGGCCAGGTGAGGAAAGGAACACCCGCCCGCCTCACCTCGGAAGGGGCGGAGCGCGGCGCGGCTCCCAGAGCCGGCGGGGGGTGGAGCCGGCGGGGATCACCTGGGCCAGGGCGGAACTGAGGGGCTCCGGTTACTGCCCGCGGAGCCCGGCCTCAGGACTCACCTgcgcggggggcgggggcggggccggagcCAGGACTCACCTGAGCCGACCCGAAACCCGAGCCGGGAGCAGCCCCCCCGCCCCCGGGTCCCCGGGCGCCGACCGGGAGGTGCCCCGCGGCGGCGGCCACCCCCGTGACCCTCCGTGGTCCCGCCGCCATGACCTGGAGCGCCACCGCCCGCGGCGCCCACCAGCCGGACAACACGGCGTTCACGCAGCAGCGGCTCCCCGCCTGGCAGCCGCTGCTGTCGGCCGGCATCGCGCTGCCCCTCTTCTTCTGCGCCGGCCTGGCCTGCatcgggctggggctgggcctctACTACACCTCCCACGGCCTCAAGGAGCTCGAGCACGACTACACCGGCGGCCCGGGCTCCGGCAACTGCTCGGCGTGCGCCGAGGCCGCCCAGGGCCGGGCGCCGCCGCCCCGCTGCTCGTGCGCCTGGCACTTCGCGCTGCCCGAGCGCTTCCGGGGCCCCGTGTTCCTCTACTACGCGCTCGCCCACTTCTACCAGAACAACCGGCGCTACGGCGTGTCCCGCGACGACGCGCAGCTGAGCGGGCTGCCGAGCGCGCTGCGCCACCCGGCCAACGAGTGCTCCCCGTACCAGCGCTCGGCCGCCGGCCTGCCCGTCGCGCCCTGCGGCGCCATCGCCAACAGCCTCTTCAACGACTCCTTCTCGCTGTGGCACCAGCGGCGGCCCGGCGGCCCTTACGTCGAGGTGCCGCTCGACCGCACGGGCATCGCCTGGTGGTCCGACTACCACGTCAAGTTCCGCAACCCGCCGCCCGTGAACGGCAGCCTGGCGCTGGCCTTCCGGGGCACCGCGCCGCCGCCCAACTGGCCGCGGCCCGTCTACGAGCTCAGCGCCGACCCCAACGACACCGGCTTCGTCAACCAGGACCTGGTGGTGTGGATGCGCACGGCCGCGCTGCCCACCTTCCGCAAGCTGTACGCGCGCGTGCGCCGCGGCGACTACGCGGCCGGCCTGCCCCGCGGCGCCTACCGCCTGGACATCGCCTACAACTTCCCGGTGCGCGCCTTCGGCGGCCGCAAGCTCGTCATCCTCAGCAGCGTCTCGTGGATGGGCGGCAAGAACCCGTTCCTGGGCATCGCCTACCTGGCCGTCGGCTCCCTCTGCGTGCTCACGGGCTTCGTCATGCTGCTGGTGTACATTCGGCACCAGGAGCCCGACGGCCGGGACCAAGACTGACCCCCGGACGCCGGGGGCCGCGCCTGCCCTGCGCCCAAGCCCTCGCGGCCAGCGCCTTGGGGCCGCGTCGCCCCCCTCCGTCCCCCGGTCCCAGCCGCGCCCCGCTTGTCCTCTGGTGGGTGAGGCAGGGAGAGGCACCCCACCGAGCCGGAGGGCCCCAGACCCTCTGGCTGGGTGGTTTGCACCCCAGAGTGGCACCTCCTTTGAAATCCCCCCCAGCTCCTTCATGGCCCAAGAGTTGATAAGAGTTCTTTGTCTGCCACATTTGAGGGCAGAAGGGACAGGAGAGGTTCAGCCCACCCTTCATCAGATGTAGAAAGGGAGAAGTTAAAAGGTTAAATAACCCATTCGACGGCAAGTGGTGTTGgcttcagggcgggccacggtggctcagcgggcagagctctcgtctgccatgctggagtccgGGGCTCGAATCCTGCTGCCCGCCCATaccaaaacagaagagaaaaatggtaTTGGCCGCAGACCCTGAGCCTAGAACGGTTGCCACACAGTTGAGATGTAGTTTGTAAGGTCCTATCCCAGTGACTGCCACACACAGCTTAAGGGTGGTCCCCTGAAGCTGCATTTTCACACATTCCTCTGGAGGTGCCTGTTTCCTCGAGCTTGGAACTCGCCGCCCTGAACCAGGGAGGAAGTAGAGGACTTAGACTTACCGAACAGCCTGAAGCTGTTAAAGGAGTCATCTGAGTTTTCCAGGCAGTAGTTCCCAAGGGCTGCAGCAACCACAATTTGGCAGGTTTGGTTTAGTACACTCTCTTGCACAGAGGGAGCCTCAATGATTTGTGgagtgaatgaaaaaatattgctATCACTCGTAAATGACTTGGCATACAGATTTGCAGGACAATGCTGATGTTAATTTCACTTATTATTTgagtgttaaaaaaagaaaaagaataaaacactttaCCAGGTTGTGTGTAGAGACTTGAAAATTCATGATCAGTTTGTACAAGTTAGGGGGAATATTTAGCCCTAGAATATGACTTCCCTACAGTCGTATCTGTGACTCCTGGCTGGGTCCTCTTTAtcatctcatttgttaaatacttggCGAGAAGAGCCTCCAATCATACCTTTTCCTTGGATCTGAGAAAAAGCTTCCTTTTAATGTGTTCTCAAAGGAATCATGTTTCCAGTAATCATGTTTGAATGAATGCTAAAGAATATGGTTTTATGTATAAACTGGAGTCTTAAGAATTATTTGGGACTTTGAGATCATTTTAAGTCTGATTACTGTATATGGATAAAGTTATTCTTAAGAGCAACTGAGTACTTTTTTAAAGCCTTCCTTGGATAACAAAATAactccaaaagaactaaaagcaaaAGACCCTAATGATATCATCTTAACCAATCTCTTTCTTGAAAGCAGACAGCACTTAGTATTTTCTCAGACAGAATACTCTCTGTTAAAGCTATTTTTCAATTCCTGATGGTTTCGCTCAGACCTTGAAGGCAGTGCAAGATCTTGAACTATTTTTAGTGTCAAGGAAATATTGAATTGTATTGAAaagttttcattgattttattttacttattatagttctttgaaatttaataattaatCTATGCACAGCATGTTTACTGACATCTGACTCGAATCTTCTGCGACAGTTGTAACTTAAGAAATTCTGTCCCCTTTTATATACAAATTCTTCCAAATTTTATAGTTACAATGGGTTGGTCTCCCAACTTTTAAACATGACACAGTTGTACTGGTAGGTGTGGATTATGATTTTAAACTATCGCCATTATATGTACATagagtaatttttatttattatggaTATTTGATTGAGCAGCCTAGCTCAGCCTTCCTCTATACTGGATAAGAGAatttactacatttttttttgtactgtgTACTTTAACGATGATTTCTAGAATATTCACTTCATTGCTATAAACTTTTAAATAAGATCATGAAATCTAAGGCATCTGATTCAATTATTGAAAATGGTTCCAGCTCCCTTTCTCTTGGGTGTTGAAAGAGAATAAAGGTTCTGTTTGTCTTAGTCTTGCTGTTGTGTTTGCTTAATTCTTTTGAACTATGATCTTAAAGGCACATGCAGTATCAACCACTTTGCTCATTTGTTCTTAGCAGATTAATATTGCATCAGGAAAATCATCTTTCAGGAGAAGGCTTCCTTAAAGTGAACTCAATTTGTCATTATTATCTTTGTGGAACAGAATTTGAACTTCTGTCAGCAACATGTTATATGAATTAGATGGTTCTCAATGTTTGAATTTGGTAAAAtgtagttgatttttaaaattgtcgcatttaaaattattgaagGTGATTGCAGCAATCCTCtccatttctgcattttattcaaattttgaaTTACAATAATCCAATTATATGTCAGATATTTTGGACAACAAAGTAGTAGAaaccttaaaaacaaaactgtgaAACATTACCTCATGATGTTGGCAGAATTTGTCTCATCTCGGGGTTCTAGTTGGACTTGAATTCTCATGTTATCCACTGCATGTGCCTTAGCTGgcagtgaggaaaaaaaagagggtgaACCTCAACAACACGACTGGAAATGTGCTTTCACTTACcttggaaaataaaaccaaaagagagaataaagaggCCAGTGGGTGTTCCTGAAACAGATCGATTTAGCAAGAGGTATCTCCCCAATCACTTCAACTAAACAAACAATTAGCTGGCTTTGCAATTATTAAAAATCAGAGACAGAATAATAGCCTGGAATTTCCATAAGTGGCAAAATGCACAGGCACAACCTTTTCTGTCTCATCTTTAGTCGGTTGCCCTCTTCTACGTCACTGGAAATCTTCACAACCCCGAATAAGTTCTCAGAGAGAGTTGTTGATAGAGCTGCAATTTAATCAATCAACTCCTTATTTTCCCTTGGAAATAAATCATCAGTTACTGTAATAATAGTACGTTCCCTCTGCCATTGTTTTTATTgtacatttatttgcatccccgaTTTTATTAATATCTGCGGcattaataaaaagtaataaattaataaacatcAACAGCAGGTTGATTTTTAGTtggcaaattaaaattttttaagtctcaaaaatgtttctcttaattctccttcaaaaaaacaaaacaaaacaaaaaagaccgGTGTTTAAAACATCATTAAGAAGGCCATAGTAAAACTGGCTGCAACACATTAAGGTCCCCAAGACATCTTACATGAGAATAGCGCTTTGTGGACAGGATTTGAAAAAATTCCTCACAGCGTTGTCTTTGTGTGTCCAGGCGTTCCCTCATTTTTGCACCCCTGACAAGACTATTGATATATATTCTGACCAAAACACAATGCTTCCCCACTGGTTTGCCGCTTATAGTATGACTTCGACCACCAGCATTCGCATGTGAATGGGGCCCCTGCAGCACGCTACCGTTCCTTCACTCAATGTCCTTTGCTGTCCAGCTCAGGTAAGGCAGAGAAGACTCCCGGAGTGATGAGACCCAACGTAGATTGGGTGCAGAAAGTCAAGAGAGGAGGAATTAAAGAGAAATAGGGAGTCTGGAGCACGAGGCATATTTTGGGCCTGAATGGGTGCCCAGAAGGCAGGAGAGGGGTGCAGAGGGAGCCCACCGCAGCGGGCGGGGAGTACTCAGGGATGATGGGGCCTTGGAAAAACTCGGCAATGGAATGACGGCACACCCCCTTCTGAACTCTTCTGCTTGTCTTTTTGATCACGTGAGTGTgagagttatttttttccttagaagcAATAGGTATTACTATAAAAAACCTTAGCTAATAGCCTTGCCCTCGGGTTAGAGCTCATAACTAAATTCCCATTAAAGCAGCTGAAACCTTCCATTACTGATGAAAACTGCAATGATGTGTCATTAATAATGATATTTTGTTCTTCTAAGAGACCTTTGTTCTGAAAGTTCAAGGTGTTTAGCCCTCTGGGGTCTCATTAATCGTGTCCATCCACTGCATGTGTCTTTAGAAGATCATCAGGACCAACAGTGTagaaatatgtgatcattcctaCTTTGCTCGATTTGTTCAGAACTCTAAAAAACCGGTGCTGTTCTAAACAAAGGCATAACCTGTGGACGAGCCTGTGATATAAGTCCATTTGAATGACTGCGCCAGTGTTTTCAAAGGAAGACTTAATTCTTGTtatgattttaataattaaaagatatttcctatttttgtttAATAATCGAAGTGGGAGACTCAATGCTTTCTATTCAAAGTAAGACTATAATATGAAatactttccttttcatttttctaataggGTTATAGCCATTAAGACTTATCAGTTAATTTTCAAATAACTGAATAATGGTATTTCTCAATTTGTACATTAGAGAGGCAAATTAGctcatattttcactttcatgaaaataatgtagaaacattactgagcATCAGATATATAAATGGTATAATCTCCATCTCCTGCCCACATATCACTCCTCAACTCCAAACTCACATCTCCAACCTCTTCTTGGATACATGACGTACAAGCTCAGGATGGACAGCATAAATCTCACTGACCTCTCCTCCAGACCTGGTCTTCCAAGCACAATCCCAGATGTCGAAGAtgattcctccctccctccaatcACCCAAGCCAGAAACCAGCACAGGTTCCTCGACTCTACTCTCTGTGTCCTCCCGCATCCAACTGGATATCAGATCCTGTTTCTTCCATACCCCAAAATGCCCTTTCATTCGGTTCTCTCTTCTTCACTGTCCTGTCCCAGGCCTGGTTTATTCATCGTCTGGAAATTGGTGGAGCTTGCTAAGTGGACTCCAGTTTATTCTCCATACCCCAGACACGAGTTACCTAAAATGCAAATCTCATCATGCTACCCCTCAGCCTAAAGTCCCTTAATTCTGTGTGTGTCCTACAGGAGAAAGTCCACATTCCTTGGCTGAGCAGACAAGCCTTCATGGTTGGCTTTGCCCCGATTCGCTGCCCCTTTTCCTCCAAGTTCCCACTCCAAACTCCAGCATATTGCATTATTTGAAGATGCTTAAACCCAACATGCCCTCATGTCTTTGCCCAGGCTGGTCTTGCTCATCCATCCAGTGATCCCTGCCTTCTCTCTGGTCCGTTCCTGAGACTTGTCTTAGTGCCTGTAACCGCTGTGTCATCCTCCACTGGGCCCTTCTAGCCTCTTCCACGTCTTGCCCTTAGCCCGGTCGTCCCTTGGTGCTTATTCCATTTCTCTCTCAGAGCACTTATCGTGTTGACTGGAGATTGATCACTTGCTTATTTCCATGTCCAGACAGTCAGTTCTGTGAAGGCTgagattttttccccctcttttaaCTTTATTATTGCCAGTGACAAGTAGAGTGGCCAATATATGGTGGGTcctcaaacatttgttgaatgactttTGGGAGACCAATGGTTCATTACTTTATAACCACCGAACATTTTATTCCATCACCGTATAACCACTGAACTACTGACAACAGCATAGTTGTTTGCATAAGAAATAATTGAAGAAACAAATGAGATGCAGAGATGGCaaattaaacatttgaaaatcagcCGGGAATGCACATGTATTTTTAACGGCATGGAAATGCTACGCTTAGAGTTCCCATTTGAATAAGTTCAACATGCAATCAGGTTTTCCTCCAGAAACCAATTCGCAGAAACGAATAGCAGATGGGTTACATTAATTCATGGATAGTGGAGACAGTTACTTTATATTCAAAGGCAACAGTGGTTTTCCTATTTAACAGCAGTAACTTCATGGGATCCTTCCATTTTTTGTGGTACTTCCTTGTAGAGGAGAACTTTTTACTTACTGTAGTTTTCTATACTGAAATTTAAT
This genomic stretch from Tamandua tetradactyla isolate mTamTet1 chromosome 12, mTamTet1.pri, whole genome shotgun sequence harbors:
- the TMEM30B gene encoding cell cycle control protein 50B, with product MTWSATARGAHQPDNTAFTQQRLPAWQPLLSAGIALPLFFCAGLACIGLGLGLYYTSHGLKELEHDYTGGPGSGNCSACAEAAQGRAPPPRCSCAWHFALPERFRGPVFLYYALAHFYQNNRRYGVSRDDAQLSGLPSALRHPANECSPYQRSAAGLPVAPCGAIANSLFNDSFSLWHQRRPGGPYVEVPLDRTGIAWWSDYHVKFRNPPPVNGSLALAFRGTAPPPNWPRPVYELSADPNDTGFVNQDLVVWMRTAALPTFRKLYARVRRGDYAAGLPRGAYRLDIAYNFPVRAFGGRKLVILSSVSWMGGKNPFLGIAYLAVGSLCVLTGFVMLLVYIRHQEPDGRDQD